In one window of Comamonas testosteroni DNA:
- a CDS encoding alpha-hydroxy acid oxidase has translation MASSQAPAANAASAPKAQAAYGQRAGLPRHLQNILSLHDFEAAARKHLPRPLYGYVSGAAEDCVSLQANRDSFQQYGFSSRVMVDVSKRNQKVELFGQTWDSPFGVAPVGISAISAYRGDLVLAQTAAANRIPAIMSGTSLIPMEEVAKAAPSTWFQAYLPGDTTRIDGLIERIEAAGFGTLVITVDIPVWANRENNVRTGFSMPLRPSLRLAYDGITRPRWMVGTMLRTLINHGMPHFENSFATRGAPLLSGTAIRDTTGRDHLNWKNIERIRQRWKGNLIIKGILNEDDAVMAADIGAQGIVVSNHGGRQLDGVVAPLQMLPHVVDRVGHRTAVMMDSGIRRGSDVLKAVALGARMVFLGRPFMYAAAVGGAQGVHHAITLLRDEVDRNMAMLGATSMAEITKDCLRATRT, from the coding sequence ATGGCATCGTCACAAGCCCCTGCTGCAAACGCAGCCTCCGCCCCCAAGGCGCAAGCCGCCTACGGCCAACGCGCGGGGCTTCCCCGTCATCTTCAGAACATCTTGTCGCTGCATGACTTCGAGGCCGCAGCGCGCAAGCACCTGCCCCGCCCGCTTTACGGCTATGTCTCCGGCGCGGCCGAAGACTGCGTCTCGCTGCAGGCCAACCGTGACAGCTTCCAGCAATACGGCTTCAGCTCCAGGGTCATGGTGGACGTGTCCAAGCGCAACCAGAAGGTCGAGCTGTTCGGCCAGACCTGGGACTCGCCGTTTGGCGTGGCCCCGGTGGGCATCAGCGCCATCTCGGCCTATCGCGGCGATCTGGTGCTGGCGCAGACGGCGGCTGCCAACCGCATTCCCGCCATCATGAGCGGCACCTCCCTGATCCCCATGGAAGAAGTGGCCAAGGCGGCACCGTCGACCTGGTTCCAGGCCTATCTGCCCGGGGACACCACGCGCATCGACGGCCTGATCGAGCGCATCGAAGCCGCAGGCTTCGGCACCCTTGTCATCACCGTGGACATCCCCGTCTGGGCCAACCGCGAGAACAATGTGCGCACCGGTTTCTCGATGCCTCTGCGCCCCTCGCTGCGTCTGGCTTATGACGGCATCACCCGTCCGCGCTGGATGGTGGGCACCATGCTGCGCACCCTGATCAACCACGGCATGCCGCACTTCGAGAACTCGTTTGCCACGCGCGGCGCGCCTTTGCTGTCGGGCACCGCCATCCGCGACACCACGGGCCGCGACCACCTGAACTGGAAGAACATCGAACGCATTCGCCAGCGCTGGAAGGGCAACCTCATCATCAAGGGCATCCTCAACGAAGACGATGCCGTGATGGCCGCCGATATCGGCGCGCAAGGCATCGTGGTCTCCAACCACGGCGGCCGCCAGCTCGATGGCGTGGTTGCGCCGCTGCAGATGCTGCCCCATGTGGTGGACCGCGTGGGCCACCGCACGGCCGTGATGATGGACAGCGGCATACGCCGCGGCAGCGATGTGCTCAAGGCCGTGGCGCTGGGCGCGCGCATGGTGTTTCTGGGCCGCCCCTTCATGTACGCCGCCGCAGTCGGCGGTGCGCAGGGCGTTCATCACGCCATCACCTTGCTGCGTGACGAGGTGGACCGCAATATGGCCATGCTGGGCGCGACCTCCATGGCCGAGATCACCAAGGACTGCCTGCGTGCGACAAGGACCTGA
- the glaH gene encoding glutarate dioxygenase GlaH produces the protein MNATTPQQLIQPAAYEISTHPEHPRLLKLTLNPEALNAFLADVHDIDVQNLEYVPFMRFHLARRLKAHLGADFGQTLVNIIKDRRHGGFVLGLEGVSQDSDDYVKFGTAIGHILGPANHDSMSNKYYARFLVKHTDASDSYLRQAYRLFTMHTDGTFVTEATDWLLMMKFDEQNAVGGESRFLHLDDWSELDRFVQDPLGARPLLYKAPGSKNVNERVERPVFFHGEFGLSISFIDQFVQPANDAEAEYLQNLSESMENSSGTRTVSLPAGDLVVLNNYFYVHGRAPFERNEQLHRELMRQRGTFAQ, from the coding sequence ATGAACGCTACGACCCCCCAGCAACTGATTCAGCCTGCCGCCTACGAGATCAGCACCCATCCCGAGCATCCTCGTTTGCTGAAACTGACGCTGAACCCCGAAGCCCTGAACGCCTTCCTGGCCGATGTGCACGATATCGACGTGCAAAACCTCGAATACGTGCCCTTCATGCGCTTTCACCTGGCGCGCCGCCTGAAGGCCCATCTGGGAGCCGACTTTGGCCAGACGCTGGTGAACATCATCAAGGACCGCAGGCATGGCGGCTTTGTGCTGGGTCTGGAAGGCGTGAGCCAGGACAGCGATGACTACGTGAAGTTCGGCACCGCCATCGGCCACATCCTGGGCCCGGCCAACCACGACTCCATGTCCAACAAGTACTACGCACGTTTCCTGGTCAAGCACACCGATGCCAGCGACTCCTATCTGCGCCAGGCTTACCGTCTGTTCACCATGCACACCGACGGCACCTTCGTGACCGAGGCCACCGACTGGCTGCTGATGATGAAGTTCGACGAGCAAAACGCCGTGGGCGGCGAGTCGCGCTTCCTGCACCTGGACGACTGGAGCGAGCTGGACCGCTTCGTGCAAGACCCGCTGGGCGCCAGGCCCCTGCTGTACAAGGCTCCGGGCTCCAAGAACGTGAACGAGCGCGTCGAGCGCCCCGTGTTCTTCCACGGCGAGTTCGGCCTGTCGATCTCCTTCATCGACCAGTTCGTGCAGCCTGCCAACGACGCCGAAGCCGAATATCTGCAGAACCTGTCGGAATCGATGGAGAATTCGTCCGGCACCCGCACCGTCAGCCTGCCCGCCGGCGACCTGGTGGTTCTGAACAACTACTTCTATGTGCACGGCCGCGCACCGTTCGAGCGCAACGAGCAACTGCACCGCGAGCTGATGCGTCAGCGCGGTACATTCGCTCAGTAA
- a CDS encoding LysR family transcriptional regulator, producing MLSYRQLEHFVTVAQELHFSRAADKLGVAQSAVSVQVQQLEQQLGVRLLQRNKRKPITLTDAGELLYDEAVAVLRHMERAQQIGQLAAQGMSGHVKLGYISSSVTSGVLARMLTQFRPGHEQVHMQVLAMETPRQLQALQQGEIDAGLLRPRRRYPEGVKAVIVHSEPFMVALAENHPLARHESISVADLRGQTFIAPQFINESEGFAEVLARLAETAGFSAREAYRVNDFVTATSLAAAGYGIVVLPESNRLLNQPGVAFRPLRDFKESVHMALAYRERENSPAVRAFLAVARSCAA from the coding sequence ATGCTCAGCTACCGCCAACTCGAGCACTTTGTCACCGTGGCCCAGGAGCTGCATTTCTCTCGCGCCGCCGACAAGCTGGGCGTGGCCCAGTCCGCCGTCAGCGTGCAGGTGCAGCAGCTGGAGCAGCAACTGGGCGTGCGCCTGTTGCAGCGCAACAAGCGCAAGCCCATCACGCTGACCGATGCGGGGGAGCTGCTTTATGACGAAGCCGTGGCCGTGCTGCGCCATATGGAGCGGGCCCAGCAGATCGGGCAGCTGGCGGCCCAGGGCATGAGCGGCCATGTCAAGCTGGGCTATATCTCCTCGTCCGTGACTTCGGGTGTGCTGGCGCGCATGCTCACGCAGTTCCGCCCCGGCCATGAGCAGGTGCACATGCAGGTGCTGGCCATGGAGACGCCGCGCCAGTTGCAGGCGCTGCAGCAGGGCGAGATCGATGCCGGTCTGCTGCGCCCGCGCCGTCGCTACCCCGAGGGGGTCAAGGCGGTCATCGTGCACAGCGAGCCCTTCATGGTGGCGCTGGCCGAGAACCACCCGCTGGCACGCCATGAATCCATCAGCGTGGCCGATCTGCGCGGCCAGACCTTTATTGCGCCGCAGTTCATCAACGAAAGCGAAGGCTTTGCCGAGGTGCTGGCGCGGCTGGCCGAGACGGCCGGGTTTTCGGCACGCGAGGCCTATCGCGTCAACGACTTCGTCACGGCGACCAGCCTGGCTGCTGCTGGCTACGGCATTGTGGTGCTGCCCGAGTCGAATCGGCTGCTCAATCAGCCGGGCGTGGCCTTCAGGCCGCTGCGCGACTTCAAGGAAAGCGTGCACATGGCGCTGGCCTACCGCGAGCGCGAGAACTCGCCTGCGGTGCGCGCCTTTCTGGCCGTGGCCAGAAGCTGCGCCGCGTAG